The following proteins come from a genomic window of Halorussus halophilus:
- a CDS encoding GAF domain-containing sensor histidine kinase, translating into MTSDDNCGYSVERRELESDADGRETVLRKMYHVIADKDREFEEKVERLLELGRETLDTEYGALSYVDGDNYIFEIVHDPEGQTQPGDVVPLGETNCERAIDTEQTLVLSDIEAEAPELTDRTGFTDQGIECYIGTPVVVEGETYGTFCFYDRTARTESFSEWEVTLVELMGKWVSYEQERKNQADELARQREVLEDFAKVVAHDLRNPLNIAAVQLELARGQLEDDDVTKNLEEVSTALSRMEQIIGDVLTLANIGQQDIDRTRLHLKTVADSAWDTVESDDASLKVGENLRPIVGDHGLLQQLFENLFRNSFDYAGTTPTVRIGMLDSGFYVEDDGPGIPKDERESVFEGGYSIGEGSTGFGLSIVEEIAGAHGWDVKIVDGNEGGARFEVEGVQVA; encoded by the coding sequence ATGACTTCGGACGACAATTGTGGCTACTCCGTCGAACGACGGGAACTCGAATCGGACGCCGACGGACGCGAGACCGTTCTCCGGAAGATGTACCACGTCATCGCCGACAAGGACAGGGAGTTCGAGGAGAAAGTCGAGCGACTGCTCGAGCTCGGCCGCGAGACACTCGACACCGAGTACGGCGCACTGTCGTACGTAGACGGCGACAACTACATCTTCGAAATCGTCCACGACCCTGAGGGCCAAACCCAACCGGGCGACGTCGTTCCGTTAGGGGAGACGAACTGCGAGCGAGCTATCGACACCGAACAGACGCTGGTCCTCTCTGACATCGAAGCCGAGGCGCCAGAGTTGACCGACCGCACCGGATTCACCGACCAAGGCATCGAGTGCTACATCGGAACGCCTGTCGTAGTCGAGGGAGAGACGTACGGGACGTTCTGCTTCTACGACCGCACTGCTCGCACTGAGTCGTTTTCGGAGTGGGAAGTGACCCTCGTCGAACTGATGGGTAAGTGGGTCAGTTACGAGCAGGAGCGCAAAAATCAGGCCGACGAGTTAGCCCGTCAGCGCGAGGTTCTCGAAGACTTCGCCAAGGTCGTCGCCCACGACCTGCGCAATCCGCTCAACATCGCCGCCGTACAGTTGGAACTCGCACGTGGGCAGTTGGAAGACGACGACGTAACGAAGAACTTAGAGGAAGTAAGCACCGCATTGAGCCGAATGGAACAGATAATCGGCGACGTACTGACGCTGGCCAATATCGGTCAGCAAGACATCGACCGGACGCGACTCCACCTCAAGACGGTCGCTGACAGTGCGTGGGATACCGTCGAGAGCGACGACGCATCGCTGAAGGTCGGTGAGAATCTACGGCCGATAGTTGGCGACCACGGACTCCTCCAGCAACTCTTCGAGAACCTCTTCCGGAACTCCTTCGACTACGCAGGGACCACTCCGACGGTCCGAATCGGAATGCTCGACAGTGGGTTCTACGTCGAAGACGACGGCCCCGGAATTCCGAAAGACGAACGCGAGAGCGTGTTCGAAGGCGGGTATTCTATCGGGGAAGGAAGTACCGGCTTCGGCCTCAGTATCGTTGAAGAGATTGCGGGCGCTCACGGGTGGGATGTGAAGATTGTGGACGGGAATGAGGGTGGTGCGCGGTTCGAAGTCGAGGGTGTGCAGGTGGCGTGA